Genomic segment of Motacilla alba alba isolate MOTALB_02 chromosome 26, Motacilla_alba_V1.0_pri, whole genome shotgun sequence:
tgcctggaaaGTGATTCAGACCATGCTGCAAGAGGGAACGTGGAGCTTCTGAGCGAGTTCAGTGGAGGCTGTGAAGATGCAGACAGGACTGGAGCATGTCTCttatgaggacaggctgagggagctgaggctgtTGAGCCAAACAGCCAAAAAGAGATggctgagaggggccctcatCAGTATCTGTCAGTGTCTGCAGGAGGGGTCGGAGGGtgcaccaggctctgctccctggggccCAGCACTGGCACAAGAGGAATGGACAGGAGTTGATGCCCAGGAAATTCCACCTGGACATGAGGCAGAACTTCTCCcctgggcagtgacagagccatgaacaggctgcccagagagggtgaGGAGTCCCCCTCGCTGGAGACATTCCAGAGCTGTCTGGGAATAAtgctgtgccatgtgctctggggtGATCCTGGTcgagcagggaggttggatcACGTGTCCCACTGTggtccttccagcctgacccatccTGTGAAAGCACATCAGCCTCGTGTTTGGCACCAGCTAGGATGGTGGATGGTGGGGCAGGTGCCAGCTCTCCAGCAGGGCTCTCAGGGGAGGCATGGCCTGGGAGTGGCTCAGAGGattgcagagctcagcaccttCTCCTCAGAGAGACACTGACCCCTTGGCCAGCCAGCTGACCCCACTGACCCGTCTGGGCAGGACGTGCCCTGGATGAGCCTGGGAGGGAACGTGCAGCTCCAGGTGTGCAAGGTCCCCAGGGTTTGCTGGGGAGGTAGAGCAGAGAGGTGCTGAGGAAGTAGCAGGGAGATGTTGTTCTGATGCCTTTGTGCTGGCCTGTCTTGACACCCACCtttcccaggagctctgtgtgtgcccccTGAGTGGGGTCTGGCAGGGCCAGCGTGGGTGGGAGGTGGCTGTGGGTTCTCATTCTGCCTCCAGTTGCAGCACCTGGACCCTCCACAGGTGTCTTTGCACCTTAGCTTCAtaatgcagaaggcagcaggttTTCTGGGGGGGCTTCTCCATattcctggaggaggaggagaatctGGCTGAGGCATGGTCTTGTCTTGCTGCTGCAAGCTCTGTCAACATGAGCCAAGAAAAATGGTCAGTGTGGCTTTCCTGAGATAGGATCCCAGAGTGATTTGGGTTTGAAGGGCCCTTTAAAGATCACCTTGTCCAACACCTTTACCATTGGCATGCACATAcaggcaccttccactagactggtttgctccaagccccatccagcctgaccttgaacattcccagggatggggcagccacagcttctctgggtcacctgtgccagagcctcacctCTCACatcataaaacatttatttttaatgtcttttataTATAAGTTTCCCTTCATGTTAGAGCTTGGACAGGGTTTGGCAGGGGCTCAAGTGCCACATGTCAGGAGTGCCAGGCTGGGCAATTTTGGGGATGGTCCTGGATGGTCCAGGCAGTGGTGGGAGACACCCAACCCGAGGTACTTTGGGCTCCTGCCTCTGTCCCACAGAGGGCCGTACTCTGGTAGAGACACAACTGCAgacacccagagctgggcttCCAGCACTGCCATCTCTGCCGTCTGGGGAGCAGAACAGCCAGCAGTGATGTATCTAGAGCAGGTCACATCACTTCAGTGCcatcctgtgctgggacagggtgACAGCCACCTGGCCACggagaggagcagggcctgACACCTCAGCCCTGCATGCTGCTCACCAAAGCAGGGGCAGGCTGAGGTGGCTTCTCTGCATGTGCAGTAAGCTGAGGTCCCAGGCCCTGTCTGGGCCAGGGGTGATGGCTGAAGTGGCCATCGGGTGATGTGGTGTCCATGTGCATGTGTCAGGATGGGCTCAGCATGAGCTGGGGGCACCACTTGCCCTGGCAAAAGCTGAATTCTGGCTACCTCTCCCAGTGACCCAACTGGAACGTGTTGGGGCTGGGCAGAAAGGTCTCTTGCCTTCCAGGCAGGGCACCAAGGCAGTGCAGTCATGGTTTGGACAGAGCAGTGGGTGACCCTGGCAAAACCAGCAATGAACTCTGTAAAGACCTGATCTGCCGTTTGTGGCCAAAAAATTTATCTTGCCTGCAACAATTTTTGTACTTCCCAGTGGAATTCCATTCTTAAGCAGTTGGTATGGCTTTGCATCATCTTCAGGGTGAGCATGGATGCTATGTCCATTACATAACCAAAATTTGGGGGAAGAATGTGTCCAGTGAAGCTTTTGCTTGTCTCCATCTGGGTGCTCCTTGCTTTCCTGGCAGTGGAGTGTGGATGGCTGGACCCTGCAGGGAGTTGAAAATATGTTGAAGGCATCAGCATCAGGGGTAGTTGGAGAGGGAAACTCTGTGTTTCCACCACTGAGAGTTGctttcagagagcagctgatGCAGGATGAGCTGATGGAGGAGGAGCATGTGAAGATGCTTCTGTgggtgctgggacagcagggagcacGTGGGAGCCATCCTGGAGCACAGTGCCTTGcattccctgctcagcctgtTTGGGACAGCTCAAGTAGTTTTGTTTTGGCCCCTTGGCCGTGGACAGCCTGGAGGCAGGTGCTGCAGTGGGAGAGGGGAttggggcagggagctgggctgtggtcACTCACACAGACATGCTCTGTCCCAGCCGTGGAGGAAAGAAGAGGTGactcctggctcctgcagctctccccttCCTGGAAGAAGTTCTATCACATGGGAACCTTGTGTGGCTTTTGCACAGCCAGCAGATGCCATGATGTGGTCtggaatccctgagggagcccTGCAGCTTCCAAGAGCTCTTCAGCAATTCCTCTCCATGCCCACTGATCAAAGCCTGAGAATTCCTTCATTTCGTAGAGCTCAGTTGTGTGTTGAACTCAGTCCATAGGAGATGTCCCCTGTGGatccctgcctgcttcccctcctctccccatgCTCTTCCTCATAGTTCTTTCTGGGTGCAGCGTGGCCTGAGCACCCCTTGGCTGCTGGCATTTGCTGCTGAATGCAAAAGGGATGTGAAAAAGGGAAGCAGGGTGTATTGCAGAGCCTTTGGAAGAGGTCAGGAAAACCCTGGAGACTTGCTGATGTGGTGCATCTGGAGGAGCCACTGGTTCAACCAGACACAAAAATCTGCTTATGACAAAATAGCATAAACTGACTTCCTGTTTTGAGGTTTGTGTTAACTAAGAGAAAAGCCCTCAAGAAACTGAGGATTTCAGGGTAGTAAAGACCTGCTAGGATGAGTTAGGCCATGGTTGGTGGTTCCTGCAGGTTTCTGGCACTGATGGCTGAAATCCCCAAGGCTGCACTATCCTGGCTGTCAAACATTCTGCCCTACTGGCTCCTCAGCATTCCCCATGCATGGCCTCCCCCCGGATGCATTTATGGGCCATATGCCTGGTTTGAGTGCCCgggaagctgctggaggtgctgaagggctgtgccagctcctgtcTCCTGCCCCAGAGGTGCCACATCCCTGCTGGGACTGCCTGTaatgtccctctgtgctgctctacCTGGGCCCATCCTGGAGCCTTGGGATTTGAGCTGCACACTGGAATGTGGGGTGGGCTTTACCAGGCTCTTCTAGATGAGTGTTGAGATGGCTGGCTCCCACAATGCAGGGTGAACATCATGTGTgtgttaagagaagttttgtgGATGTAGAGTTGTGTTACTGTAATGTGTCTCCCCCATTGTCATCATGGGATGGCCTTGGTGCTCGGGCATTGGGGAGGCTTGGCTCGTTACTGTGGCAACACCTGAGCTCCACCCAAGGAGTGAGAAAGTGACCCCCAGCCCTGGACAGCAAGGAAGGGGTTAACTGACAGGACTCTAGGAGGGGCTGGAGCTATAAAAGGGGGAACATCCATCCTGAAGATGAGCACGTGGCTGGTAGTCACAGGGGCTTCCAGTGctgcaatttttccttcttgagtccttttgttgtatttttttgttaaggtttaataaacctttaaaattttaaaagtgagggTCGTTTCTGACAAGACCCCTTGGTGTGTGCTGAGCACGGGGCTGGTGAGCCAGAATCAGCAGAGGGATGGCTCCTGCTCACTGCTCCAACAAGCCTGACCCGTTCcacagcggggctgggctgctgcagccctgcagggatctCGTGCATCTGATGCATAAACTGAACAGACattggagcagctctgggggcaggagggggccCTTTGTGATCTCCAAGTCACCCAGCAGGATGCAGAACTGAGGGAGCAGTGCAGACAGCACTCACTTGAAAGCAAAAGTCAGTCTGGTTTGAGCTGGGCCATAATGATCCAAAGCACGAAACATGCTGATGCCCCCAGgacctgcagctgggaaggagctggagcagaagtGGCTCCCTGGGTGGGGAGCCCAGCCTGAAACCCTGGGGGTCCTTCCTGGGCTGCCTCACCAGAGGTCACTGCAGAGGAGCAAGGTGTCCGCCTCCTCTTTAGAGGGCTTGAGAGCTGGGATGGGCAATGCCCCAGCCCACCGGGACAGCAAAGTGTCCAGGCCTGAAGTGGCAGCTGGCTGCCGGGTTGGGACTGCCCTGGGGCACCCAGGGCACCTGTGCCCATTGCAGCAGCCACAGCgtcatggtttaggaatggtgtTCCCCAGTTTGGTGCTCTCACTGGTGTTAGGGGTTGGCTGCCTCttgcttccccttccccctccaaATGGAAGCAGGAAAGGCAAGGATgatgggttgagataagaacaatttgCTAGAAACAGCAACGAGATAAGAAGATAGTAAGCAACAATACTAATAACAAAAGTGTACAAAGAGAGGGTGTTTTACATGCAAAATGCTCAGCAGGCCCGGGACAATGACACAGTAGCTTCCCTCTGCCCACCAGGCTTTCTCCCAGCTGGAAAGGAACAGCATTCCCATAGTCCTGGTGGCACCATGTCTTctgggctctgtgctcctggcGTGGACCTGCAGGAGGGTTGCAccgtgcccagggcagggctggcagagccctggaggtTATCCCAGGCTgtcagggcaggctggccccaTTCCTCCACCTCCTAACGCTGTCCCACCTTGTTCTTGCAGTCAGGACAGTTCAACGAGGACATGATCCCCACAGTGGGTTTCAACATGAGGAAGATCACCAAAGGGAATGTTACCATAAAGGTAAGATGCAGTTGTCACTGCTGGTGAGGGCTCTTGGATGAAGGATGAAGGTGAGGGAGGTTGGTGGCTCTTGTGCTGGAGGTGGAAGGATTCCAGggatcccagctgcagctcacagaATAGAAGCACATCAGCTTTAAGGGTGGAAAGTCCCTTTAAGATCGAGTCCAACCAGGAGtgccatgttcaccactaaactgtgtctccaagtgccacatccaggtgtTTTGTTAACATTTCCAGGGATTGTGATTCCACCACCTGGAAGTGAAAGATTTGCCCTGTAGGGGTCCTGCAGGTACCCACCAGAGGAGGTGGTGGGAAGGGCTGTAGGAGATCCAGACTTGTACAGTGAGAACCAGTCTGGGCTGCAAAGCTGGAGGTTTCCTTGTATCTCTGGCTTGCTGGTAGGGACTTACGGATGTGGTCACCTTGCTGAGGGTGGTAGTGCTGGGAAAAACAGGTCATGGCTTGCAGTGCTGGTCTCTGctttgggagcagaggaagaggagggttCTACCTGTTCTGGATTTTTCAAGGGCCCAGGGTTGTACTGGGAAATAGCTGCAGGACAGGGTTGAACAGCTGGCTGGGGgatctctggctgctgcaggaacactTTCGAGAGTGTGCTGAGTGTTCTTAAATGGGAAATTCCTCAGGGAAATGGCAGGAGGTGTGATGGGCATGAGCACCTGGCTTGGACCAGGGGTCCCTCCGTGCCAGCAGAGGCACACACAGGGGGATTCAGcatcctccagctcctgttccTGAGGTTTCTCTCTTCTTTATCACGTCAGGAGCCTCCTCCTGAGGTTTGGGCtgaagaggagaggagggggtgGCTTTGGTGCACGGCCAGAATGCCCCAGGTGGCCACATGGGGGAGGAAGAGTGTGGGGTGCTGGGCATGGTGCCAGGGTAGTGGTGCCAGGGTAACACTGCCATCTCCCTGTCACAGCTCTGGGACATCGGGGGACAGCCGCGGTTCCGCAGCATGTGGGAGCGATACTGCCGTGGAGTGAGTGCCATCGTGTGAGTatccagagccctgctggcacCCCCTGCTGTCACCCCCTGCTGtcaccctctgctgctgctactTGCAGGGGCAAGCCTTGCCAGGGGAGAGGGGCATCACCCCAccccggggctgctggggtgcCTTTGCTGCCCGAGCTGGACACCCGTGTCAGGAGCTGGAATCACTGAATCATCGTGGAGTCATggaggttggaaaaggcctctaagatcattaagtccaaccattaacccaacACCACAATATTCACCACTAGACCATGTCCCCAGATGGTTTTggaatacctccagggatggtgactctaccactgccctgagcagcctgtgttAGGGTCTGGCCACCCCTCTAGGGAAGAAATTGTCCctcatatccaacctaaacctcccctgatccaacttgaggccatttcttctgGTCCTGTTGCTTGTTTCCTGGGAGGAGAGCCCGACCCACACCTTGCTCCACCCTCCTGTCAAGGAATTGGAGAGACCaagaaggtcccccctgagcctccttttttccagaTACTTCCCCTGGGGACTGATGTCTACGTGGGCTTTGAGCAAAGGACAGCCAggctcctccagctgtgccagaccctcctcttcccttccagCATCCCTCAGTCCAGCTCTGTTCCTCAGAGCTCACCCTTCCAGGCTCCCCTGCatcctctgtgctggctgctcactgcaggggctgagcacgCCTGGTCGTGGGGCTCAGCCCTTCCCACAGGAGAGGCTGCTTTCCAGGTCAGGATGTTTATGTGCTGCCAGATAAATCttgtgctgagagcaggagtCTCACCCACTACTGAGTCAGTAAATCTgagtgtccctgggtgtcccctgcTTGCAAACAGTGCAGGAAAAGCAATCCCAGGGAGtccaggcaggggctgagcatGGCAAGGCACTCACGGGAAGCAGCTTGCCTATTCCAAAGGACAAATACTGATCTTGGGACACCATACTGGGGTTACTTAAACCCAGtcagaaaatgagatttatgGGATCTTTCCCAAGTGACCATACCCTGAGACTTGGCCTTCCCAGCTATAAGCCTTGGCAGGTGAGGAGGAGTGTGGTACTGCTTGTTCTGCACGTTGGGACAGTGGtgtctgctcctgcccttgcagACTGTCACCATGGTGGGACATGGCCTTGGACCTGCTGGAGTGTTCTTATTACACTTTTTATTACAATTAGCTTTGCTGGAAGTGACAAAATCTCTGTCCTTTCATTCCTTTTGCTGCCTCCTTCCATAATGTCATAATTTTGGCCCATGTGGTTGTCAGGAAACAAAAGGACCTCACACTCCAGTCTGCCCTTGTCACATCCAGCAGTGTCAGgttcctttccttttgctgtcaGCTCCCCGCTGTGCCCAACATGCCAAGGGCTGGGGCAgtccctgggggtgtttttCCCTCTTGGCACATCGTTCCCATTTTCCTGTATTAAGCACTTTAGTAGTTAGTAGCTCTTTccctatttttaaataactccCCAAAGCCTGATGAGCTGGTGTTTCTcactcctctcccagcttctTGATCTTTGAAATCAAGGCTGCTTTGATCAGTTTCTCACCCAAGTTTTGGCTTCACTGGCATCATTTGCAGGATAAAAGTTGgcctttaaaagcaaaatccttTCCCAAGTCTCCCCTTCTCAGAGAAGCATTGATGGCCACCAGCTTCACATCCTGCTCCATGGCCCCTCCCAAGACTACCCATCGATGGGATGAGGAGGTCCTTCCCCTTCTCGGGTCATCATCACCTCTGcatcctcagcttctcctgccttcTCTGCTTGTCCTGGGTGTTTACATGGCAGCTGCCATGCGCGTGTTGTTGGAGACAGTGTGTgtcctgcagcttctcctgctggcCTTCCCTCGCCCagcctgtcactgctgtcagcaGGGTGACACCTGCAGTGGCAAGGATGAGGTGCTCCCCCACTCCCCTGGGAGACATGAGGGGCTCTCAGCTCCACAGCCATCCTTGGGAAGAGGTGGAAGGATCCTGTTGTCAACCCCCTCCTCGTGCTGGCGCAGTTCCCCGTGGGGGCACTGAGCGGCTGTGGGAGGAGGTTTGGGGGTGGCACGGACACAGCACGAGGCCATGGGCACctgtgctcagggctgtccCTTCCCTTGCAGGTACATGGTGGATGCTGCTGACCAGGAGAAGATAGAGGCCTCTAAGAACGAGCTGCACAACCTGCTTGACAAGCCGCAGCTGCAGGGCATCCCGGTGAGCTGGTGcctcagtgctgcccaggctggacACTGCCGGGGCTTGCAGAGCAGGTTCAGGCAGGGGCTCCCCTTCCTTGGAGGCATCACTTCCCCGCTGCACTCCTGAGGGAGCCAGCTGGGACAATGACACTTCCTCGGTCACAACTGGGCCAAGCAACACAGAAGGGCCTTTAGAGCAGAGGGCACAGATCAGGTCCCTGGGTGAAATCTCCTCTCACATGGATTTGCACCTGATTCGTGGTGTGACAGAAAGGTGCTGTCTCCTGtgagaggggctgctgggctgtgacaTGTGCAGGAGGTGGGACATGGGGCTGTGACATGTGCAGGAGGTGGGACATGTCACAGGTGTGCTGTACCTGTGGGGTGGGCTGTGCACCAGCCATCCCAAAGCAGCATCCTTTGAAAAGAGCTAACTGAAGATCTTGCCACGGATCCCCAGTGTGCTGCCAGCTAAATTAAGCTCCGACAAACCAGGCTGCAGTCCCGGGCCTCTGAAGGCTCTGCTCTGAGAACAAGGCTCCTGATTGGAACCAGGAGGGGGAGATGCTcgtcctgtgctgctgcagggcccgGCCCAGTGCAGGCAGCCCCGGCTCGGCACGCCCCTGTCAGGTGGCAGTCACATGGCTCCGGAGGGACAAACCAGTCCTGCCGGGAGAGATCAGTGATGGCACAAACAGCTGATCCTggttggggctggctgcctgcacagTGGGTTCTGCCCAGCATCTCGAGCTTGCTCCTGCTGGATAGAGTCAGTGTTGGCCATTTCACTTGACTTTTTGCTCAGAGACAGCGAGAGGCTCCTGGGAGGATGTCCTGGGTGG
This window contains:
- the ARL8A gene encoding ADP-ribosylation factor-like protein 8A isoform X2; translated protein: MLALFNKLLDWFRALFWKEEMELTLVGLQYSGKTTFVNVIASGQFNEDMIPTVGFNMRKITKGNVTIKLWDIGGQPRFRSMWERYCRGVSAIVYMVDAADQEKIEASKNELHNLLDKPQLQGIPEPLCHPGPRDLLLFHLLQRKG